Proteins co-encoded in one Cucurbita pepo subsp. pepo cultivar mu-cu-16 chromosome LG15, ASM280686v2, whole genome shotgun sequence genomic window:
- the LOC111811329 gene encoding auxin-induced protein X10A-like produces the protein MGFRLPRIVSTKQSLQRSSSTGNGASPKAVDVPKGYFTVYVGEAQKKRFVIPLSYLNQPSFQDLLSQAEEEFGYNHPMGGITIPCSEDDFLELTRSLNDS, from the coding sequence ATGGGTTTCCGTCTGCCTAGAATTGTTAGTACTAAGCAAAGTCTTCAGCGATCTTCATCGACAGGGAACGGAGCATCTCCAAAGGCTGTCGATGTTCCAAAGGGCTACTTTACAGTTTATGTTGGTGAAGCACAAAAGAAACGTTTTGTCATTCCACTATCTTACTTGAACCAGCCTTCTTTTCAAGATTTGTTGAGTCAAGCAGAGGAAGAATTTGGATATAATCATCCAATGGGTGGCATTACAATTCCTTGCAGTGAAGACGATTTCCTCGAACTCACTCGGAGTTTGAATGACTCATGA
- the LOC111811546 gene encoding auxin-induced protein X10A-like: MGFRLPRIVHAKKSLQRSSSTGNGASSKVVDVPKGYFTVYVGEAQKKRFVIPLSYLNQPSFQDLLSQAEEEFGYDHPMGGITVPCSVDDFLDLTWSLHDS, translated from the coding sequence ATGGGTTTCCGTTTGCCTAGAATTGTTCATGCTAAGAAAAGTCTTCAACGATCTTCATCAACAGGAAATGGAGCATCGTCAAAGGTTGTCGATGTTCCAAAGGGCTACTTTACGGTTTATGTTGGTGAAGCACAAAAGAAGCGTTTTGTCATTCCATTATCTTACTTGAACCAGCCTTCTTTTCAAGATTTGTTGAGTCaagcagaagaagaatttggatATGATCATCCAATGGGTGGCATCACAGTTCCTTGCAGTGTAGACGATTTCCTCGATCTCACTTGGAGTTTGCATGACTCATGA
- the LOC111811548 gene encoding auxin-induced protein 15A-like, with protein sequence MGFRLPRIVHAKQSFRRSSSTGNGSSTVDIPKGYFTVYVGEVQKKRFVIPLSYLNQPSFQDLLSQSEDEFGYDHPMGGITIPCSEDLFLDLTRSLKDS encoded by the coding sequence ATGGGATTCCGTTTGCCTAGGATTGTTCATGCTAAGCAAAGTTTTCGACGATCTTCATCAACTGGAAATGGATCATCCACTGTTGACATTCCAAAGGGGTACTTTACAGTTTACGTTGGTGAGGTACAAAAGAAGCGATTCGTCATTCCACTATCTTACTTGAACCAGCCTTCTTTTCAAGATTTGTTGAGTCAATCAGAAGATGAATTTGGATATGATCATCCAATGGGTGGCATCACAATTCCATGCAGTGAAGACCTTTTCCTTGATCTCACTCGAAGTTTGAAAGACTCATGA
- the LOC111811547 gene encoding indole-3-acetic acid-induced protein ARG7-like: MGFRLPSIIHAKPSLRRSTSSGNGASPKYLDVPKGYFTVYVGEGQKKHFVIPLSYLNQPLFQDLLSQAEEEFGYDHPMGGITIPCNEDDFVNLNRSFSEP, encoded by the coding sequence ATGGGGTTCCGGTTGCCTAGTATTATTCATGCTAAGCCGAGTCTTCGACGTTCTACATCATCAGGAAATGGAGCCTCTCCAAAGTATCTAGATGTTCCAAAAGGGTACTTTACAGTCTATGTCGGAGAAGGACAAAAGAAGCATTTTGTCATCCCGCTATCTTACTTGAACCAACCTttgttccaagatttgttGAGTCAAGCTGAAGAAGAATTTGGATACGATCATCCAATGGGTGGCATCACAATTCCCTGCAATGAAGACGATTTTGTTAATCTTAATCGTAGTTTTAGTGAGCCATGA
- the LOC111811544 gene encoding U-box domain-containing protein 35-like isoform X1, which translates to MWLQKGNGVNGGKKGGAGGGGHGLVAIAINREKGSQNAIRWAAEHLLGRGQNVVLIHVVQRPSSAAASLIGEPIICNSDGDFSADTPRKQQLEIQTRDIFLTFHCYCTRKDIQCLDVILEDTDVVKALNEYVSYAAIDNLVLGVPTKHGFISRFKTSSVGGSVSKGAPDFCTVYVISKGKVSSVRNASRSAPSFSPLHDHLQKLSKPIVQGAITPRHKFLLRDRASFKPRTIQDELVKSPISHGGERISITKCSGGFFETESDISFISSGRPSMDRTSVAFDYSDSAPSRFSTSSESSFTSLPFQPKWTDLNNLNDFSSVSDESCRTPCSWSSQNLDEAELEMKRLKLELKQTMEMYSTACKEALTAKQKAMELNDWRLEEQQKLEEARLAQEAAIAIADQERARCRAAVEAADAAKRIAELESHKRANLEMKALKEAEEMQRALKNIAQSDIRYRLYSIEEVESATERFAPSRKIGEGGYGPVFRCRLDHTSVAVKVLRPDASQGRSQFQQEIDILSCIRHPNMVLLLGACPEYGILVYEYMSNGSLEDRLFRKGNTPVIPWQLRFRIAAEIATGLLFLHQTKPEPLVHRDLKPANILLDHSYVCKISDVGLARLLPAVAENVTQCCMTSAAGTFCYIDPEYQQTGMLGVKSDVYSLGIMLLQLITAKPPMGLAHQVACSIEKGTFQEFLDPAVTDWPVEQALIFAKLALQCAELRRKDRPDLCSVVLPELNNLREFGEKNMEHMVSWAISGSLSGFSNASMEQDIMSDPHLMMTSESSKGQSSASSQAGGD; encoded by the exons GGTTCAGAGACCTTCCAGTGCGGCTGCTTCTTTGATTGGGGAACCCATTATTTGTAATAGTGATGGCGATTTCTCTGCTGATACTCCTCGGAAACAGCAGCTCGAGATTCAGACGAGGGACATTTTTCTTACCTTCCATTGCTATTGTACTCGCAAGGAT ATTCAATGCCTTGATGTTATATTGGAAGACACCGATGTGGTAAAAGCATTAAATGAATACGTCTCGTACGCTGCGATTGATAACTTGGTGCTCGGGGTTCCTACGAAACATGGATTTATTAG TAGGTTCAAGACATCGAGCGTGGGAGGTAGCGTGTCGAAAGGGGCACCAGATTTCTGCACTGTGTATGTCATCTCAAAGGGGAAGGTGTCATCAGTGAGAAATGCGTCTCGCTCAGCTCCCTCTTTTTCTCCTCTACATGACCATTTACAGAAATTATCCAAGCCGATTGTACAGGGAGCAATCACTCCTCGACATAAGTTTCTTCTAAGAG ATAGGGCATCGTTCAAGCCTCGCACCATTCAAGATGAATTAGTCAA GTCACCTATCTCTCACGGAGGAGAGAGAATTTCTATCACGAAATGTAGCGGAGGGTTCTTTGAGACAGAATCCGACATATCCTTTATAAGCTCTGGCAGACCAAGCATGGATCGTACTTCTGTTGCATTCGACTACTCTGATTCAGCTCCCTCGCGATTTTCAACCAGTTCAGAGAGTAGCTTTACATCTCTACCATTTCAACCAAAATGGACAGACCTCAATAATCTCAATGATTTCTCATCAGTTTCAGATGAGAGCTGCAGGACACCATGTTCCTGGTCATCTCAGAACTTG GATGAAGCAGAACTTGAAATGAAGAGGTTGAAGCTAGAGCTTAAACAAACTATGGAGATGTACAGTACAGCATGTAAAGAAGCACTAACAGCAAAGCAAAAG GCAATGGAACTGAATGATTGGAGActtgaagaacaacaaaaactaGAAGAGGCACGACTTGCTCAAGAAGCAGCAATAGCTATTGCAGATCAGGAGAGAGCGAGATGCAGAGCAGCAGTGGAAGCAGCTGATGCAGCTAAGAGAATTGCAGAGTTAGAATCACATAAAAGAGCAAATCTAGAGATGAAAGCACTTAAAGAAGCAGAGGAAATGCAGAGAGCATTGAAAAATATTGCACAAAGTGACATCAGATACAGGTTATATTCAATTGAGGAGGTTGAATCGGCAACGGAACGTTTTGCACCATCTCGGAAGATAGGAGAGGGAGGTTATGGACCTGTCTTTCGTTGTCGTCTTGATCACACATCGGTTGCAGTCAAGGTTTTGCGTCCTGATGCATCTCAAGGGAGGAGTCAGTTTCAGCAGGAG ATTGATATATTGAGTTGCATAAGGCATCCCAACATGGTACTTCTTCTAGGAGCATGCCCGGAATATGGCATTCTAGTGTACGAGTACATGTCCAACGGAAGTTTGGAGGATCGACTCTTCCGAAAGGGGAACACCCCTGTTATTCCTTGGCAATTGAGGTTTCGAATTGCTGCTGAGATTGCTACTGGCCTTCTGTTTCTCCACCAGACAAAGCCAGAGCCATTAGTGCACCGTGACCTCAAGCCAGCTAACATATTGCTGGACCACAGCTATGTTTGCAAGATAAGCGACGTCGGTTTGGCTAGGCTTTTACCTGCTGTGGCCGAGAATGTAACACAATGCTGCATGACTTCGGCCGCTGGAACTTTCTGCTATATAGACCCTGAGTATCAACAAACTGGAATGCTTGGGGTTAAATCTGATGTGTATTCACTAGGTATCATGTTGCTTCAACTAATTACAGCCAAGCCGCCCATGGGGTTGGCTCACCAGGTCGCTTGCTCTATTGAGAAGGGGACTTTTCAGGAGTTTCTGGATCCAGCTGTGACTGATTGGCCAGTGGAACAAGCACTTATCTTTGCTAAATTAGCACTTCAATGTGCAGAACTTAGACGAAAAGACAGACCAGATCTTTGCAGTGTTGTGCTGCCAGAACTTAACAACTTGAGAGAATTTGGTGAGAAGAATATGGAGCACATGGTGTCATGGGCCATTAGTGGATCTTTGAGCGGTTTTAGCAATGCCTCAATGGAGCAG GATATAATGAGCGACCCGCACCTAATGATGACTTCAGAAAGTTCCAAGGGCCAGTCTAGTGCATCGTCACAGGCAGGAGGAGACTGA
- the LOC111811544 gene encoding U-box domain-containing protein 35-like isoform X2, translated as MWLQKGNGVNGGKKGGAGGGGHGLVAIAINREKGSQNAIRWAAEHLLGRGQNVVLIHVVQRPSSAAASLIGEPIICNSDGDFSADTPRKQQLEIQTRDIFLTFHCYCTRKDIQCLDVILEDTDVVKALNEYVSYAAIDNLVLGVPTKHGFIRFKTSSVGGSVSKGAPDFCTVYVISKGKVSSVRNASRSAPSFSPLHDHLQKLSKPIVQGAITPRHKFLLRDRASFKPRTIQDELVKSPISHGGERISITKCSGGFFETESDISFISSGRPSMDRTSVAFDYSDSAPSRFSTSSESSFTSLPFQPKWTDLNNLNDFSSVSDESCRTPCSWSSQNLDEAELEMKRLKLELKQTMEMYSTACKEALTAKQKAMELNDWRLEEQQKLEEARLAQEAAIAIADQERARCRAAVEAADAAKRIAELESHKRANLEMKALKEAEEMQRALKNIAQSDIRYRLYSIEEVESATERFAPSRKIGEGGYGPVFRCRLDHTSVAVKVLRPDASQGRSQFQQEIDILSCIRHPNMVLLLGACPEYGILVYEYMSNGSLEDRLFRKGNTPVIPWQLRFRIAAEIATGLLFLHQTKPEPLVHRDLKPANILLDHSYVCKISDVGLARLLPAVAENVTQCCMTSAAGTFCYIDPEYQQTGMLGVKSDVYSLGIMLLQLITAKPPMGLAHQVACSIEKGTFQEFLDPAVTDWPVEQALIFAKLALQCAELRRKDRPDLCSVVLPELNNLREFGEKNMEHMVSWAISGSLSGFSNASMEQDIMSDPHLMMTSESSKGQSSASSQAGGD; from the exons GGTTCAGAGACCTTCCAGTGCGGCTGCTTCTTTGATTGGGGAACCCATTATTTGTAATAGTGATGGCGATTTCTCTGCTGATACTCCTCGGAAACAGCAGCTCGAGATTCAGACGAGGGACATTTTTCTTACCTTCCATTGCTATTGTACTCGCAAGGAT ATTCAATGCCTTGATGTTATATTGGAAGACACCGATGTGGTAAAAGCATTAAATGAATACGTCTCGTACGCTGCGATTGATAACTTGGTGCTCGGGGTTCCTACGAAACATGGATTTATTAG GTTCAAGACATCGAGCGTGGGAGGTAGCGTGTCGAAAGGGGCACCAGATTTCTGCACTGTGTATGTCATCTCAAAGGGGAAGGTGTCATCAGTGAGAAATGCGTCTCGCTCAGCTCCCTCTTTTTCTCCTCTACATGACCATTTACAGAAATTATCCAAGCCGATTGTACAGGGAGCAATCACTCCTCGACATAAGTTTCTTCTAAGAG ATAGGGCATCGTTCAAGCCTCGCACCATTCAAGATGAATTAGTCAA GTCACCTATCTCTCACGGAGGAGAGAGAATTTCTATCACGAAATGTAGCGGAGGGTTCTTTGAGACAGAATCCGACATATCCTTTATAAGCTCTGGCAGACCAAGCATGGATCGTACTTCTGTTGCATTCGACTACTCTGATTCAGCTCCCTCGCGATTTTCAACCAGTTCAGAGAGTAGCTTTACATCTCTACCATTTCAACCAAAATGGACAGACCTCAATAATCTCAATGATTTCTCATCAGTTTCAGATGAGAGCTGCAGGACACCATGTTCCTGGTCATCTCAGAACTTG GATGAAGCAGAACTTGAAATGAAGAGGTTGAAGCTAGAGCTTAAACAAACTATGGAGATGTACAGTACAGCATGTAAAGAAGCACTAACAGCAAAGCAAAAG GCAATGGAACTGAATGATTGGAGActtgaagaacaacaaaaactaGAAGAGGCACGACTTGCTCAAGAAGCAGCAATAGCTATTGCAGATCAGGAGAGAGCGAGATGCAGAGCAGCAGTGGAAGCAGCTGATGCAGCTAAGAGAATTGCAGAGTTAGAATCACATAAAAGAGCAAATCTAGAGATGAAAGCACTTAAAGAAGCAGAGGAAATGCAGAGAGCATTGAAAAATATTGCACAAAGTGACATCAGATACAGGTTATATTCAATTGAGGAGGTTGAATCGGCAACGGAACGTTTTGCACCATCTCGGAAGATAGGAGAGGGAGGTTATGGACCTGTCTTTCGTTGTCGTCTTGATCACACATCGGTTGCAGTCAAGGTTTTGCGTCCTGATGCATCTCAAGGGAGGAGTCAGTTTCAGCAGGAG ATTGATATATTGAGTTGCATAAGGCATCCCAACATGGTACTTCTTCTAGGAGCATGCCCGGAATATGGCATTCTAGTGTACGAGTACATGTCCAACGGAAGTTTGGAGGATCGACTCTTCCGAAAGGGGAACACCCCTGTTATTCCTTGGCAATTGAGGTTTCGAATTGCTGCTGAGATTGCTACTGGCCTTCTGTTTCTCCACCAGACAAAGCCAGAGCCATTAGTGCACCGTGACCTCAAGCCAGCTAACATATTGCTGGACCACAGCTATGTTTGCAAGATAAGCGACGTCGGTTTGGCTAGGCTTTTACCTGCTGTGGCCGAGAATGTAACACAATGCTGCATGACTTCGGCCGCTGGAACTTTCTGCTATATAGACCCTGAGTATCAACAAACTGGAATGCTTGGGGTTAAATCTGATGTGTATTCACTAGGTATCATGTTGCTTCAACTAATTACAGCCAAGCCGCCCATGGGGTTGGCTCACCAGGTCGCTTGCTCTATTGAGAAGGGGACTTTTCAGGAGTTTCTGGATCCAGCTGTGACTGATTGGCCAGTGGAACAAGCACTTATCTTTGCTAAATTAGCACTTCAATGTGCAGAACTTAGACGAAAAGACAGACCAGATCTTTGCAGTGTTGTGCTGCCAGAACTTAACAACTTGAGAGAATTTGGTGAGAAGAATATGGAGCACATGGTGTCATGGGCCATTAGTGGATCTTTGAGCGGTTTTAGCAATGCCTCAATGGAGCAG GATATAATGAGCGACCCGCACCTAATGATGACTTCAGAAAGTTCCAAGGGCCAGTCTAGTGCATCGTCACAGGCAGGAGGAGACTGA